The Candidatus Nitrosotenuis cloacae genome contains a region encoding:
- the purL gene encoding phosphoribosylformylglycinamidine synthase subunit PurL, producing MSLQPQELEYLSKKIGRKLSDTELHIVAAEWSEHCSYKSSKKHLKMLPTSGPRVIHEKGYDSGVLDVGDGYVVTVHIESHNHPSAVEPYGGAATGVGGVIRDILSAGTRPIALLDGLRFGDIEKDTHAKWLFKNAVSGIADYGNCLGIPTIGGEVEFDKCYSNYALVDVASIGFGKKENLIKNHADTGDVVVLMGGSTGRDGIGGSQFASDSLETEDRSAVQIPDPFIEKLIIEATLEARNEGCIKAIKDLGGGGLSCAISETADALGIGIELDVNNVHLREQDMKPAEIMTSESQERMLIITDKKRLERLQQICKRFRVSCSVIGKVTGDKMMRVTDNKSVLASMPAEVVANAPLLDRPSKRPAYLDDLKKKKEPRPATNLSKTLLKLLACPNIASKIWVYGQYDHEVGIRTVIKPGVDSSVLRLDNGKYLAAKIDGNPKHCYIDPKQGAIGCFEEACRNVVCTGATPIGMVDHLQFGNPENPEIFWTFLESLKGITEFSKYHNIPCVGGKVSLYNETPQGPIKPTPLIGVLGLIDKTPLKPQKIGQGDILVIIGKTRDELGGSEYYEYIHGFIGGTCPQVVFAESKKNMDAVLHLIQNEMVKAVHDCSKGGLAVAASEIAMTHDIGCSVSMENVPQEKMAVDKVLFSESHSRYLLVVEKSHLNSVIDYLKGDGVEFALIGKFGGRNIEFLQNKKSVSKLRVDKAHDKWFNSLKELVLHG from the coding sequence ATGAGCCTTCAGCCGCAAGAGCTAGAGTACCTGTCGAAAAAAATCGGAAGGAAGCTGAGCGACACTGAGCTGCACATTGTTGCAGCAGAGTGGTCTGAGCACTGCTCGTACAAGTCATCAAAAAAACACCTAAAGATGCTGCCTACATCCGGGCCGAGGGTAATCCACGAGAAGGGATATGACTCCGGCGTGCTTGATGTGGGTGATGGATACGTTGTAACGGTGCACATTGAAAGCCACAACCATCCGTCCGCAGTGGAGCCGTACGGGGGCGCAGCCACGGGGGTGGGTGGTGTCATACGCGACATCCTGTCTGCAGGCACAAGGCCAATTGCACTTCTTGACGGCCTGCGGTTTGGGGACATTGAAAAGGACACTCACGCAAAATGGCTCTTCAAAAACGCGGTGAGTGGGATTGCGGACTATGGGAACTGCCTTGGCATTCCGACAATAGGAGGTGAGGTGGAGTTTGACAAATGTTATTCAAATTATGCACTGGTGGACGTGGCATCAATCGGATTTGGCAAAAAGGAGAACCTGATCAAAAACCACGCAGACACCGGTGATGTCGTGGTTCTGATGGGCGGCTCTACTGGGCGCGACGGAATAGGAGGCTCGCAGTTTGCGTCCGACTCGCTAGAGACTGAGGACAGGTCGGCAGTGCAGATTCCAGATCCTTTCATTGAAAAGCTGATAATCGAGGCGACCCTTGAGGCGCGAAACGAGGGCTGCATCAAGGCAATAAAGGACCTCGGCGGCGGCGGGCTTTCGTGCGCAATATCTGAGACTGCGGACGCACTTGGGATTGGAATCGAGCTTGACGTAAACAACGTACACCTCCGAGAGCAAGACATGAAGCCTGCGGAAATTATGACGTCCGAGTCTCAGGAAAGGATGCTGATAATCACAGACAAGAAGCGCCTTGAAAGGCTGCAGCAAATCTGCAAGAGGTTCAGGGTGAGCTGCTCCGTGATAGGAAAGGTCACAGGCGACAAAATGATGCGCGTGACTGACAACAAGTCGGTACTTGCGTCAATGCCTGCTGAGGTCGTGGCAAACGCGCCACTCCTTGACAGGCCGTCAAAGAGGCCTGCGTACCTTGATGATCTCAAAAAGAAGAAGGAACCAAGGCCGGCGACCAATCTCTCAAAAACACTGCTAAAGCTATTGGCTTGCCCCAACATTGCAAGCAAGATCTGGGTGTATGGCCAGTATGATCACGAGGTGGGAATCAGGACCGTAATAAAGCCCGGAGTCGACTCGTCCGTGCTGCGACTGGACAACGGAAAATACCTTGCGGCAAAGATTGACGGAAACCCAAAACACTGCTACATTGATCCAAAGCAGGGTGCAATTGGGTGCTTTGAGGAGGCGTGCAGAAATGTCGTATGCACAGGAGCTACGCCAATCGGCATGGTGGATCACCTGCAGTTTGGCAATCCGGAAAACCCCGAGATATTCTGGACGTTCTTGGAATCGCTAAAAGGAATCACCGAGTTTTCAAAATACCACAACATACCGTGCGTTGGAGGAAAGGTGAGCCTGTACAACGAAACACCGCAGGGGCCAATCAAGCCGACGCCTCTGATTGGCGTGCTCGGACTCATCGACAAGACGCCGCTCAAACCGCAAAAGATAGGACAAGGAGACATCCTGGTGATAATTGGCAAGACAAGGGACGAGCTTGGCGGCTCTGAATACTATGAGTATATTCACGGATTCATCGGCGGAACATGTCCACAGGTGGTGTTTGCAGAGTCAAAGAAAAACATGGATGCAGTATTGCACCTGATACAAAACGAGATGGTAAAGGCAGTGCACGACTGCTCAAAGGGCGGCCTAGCAGTGGCAGCCTCGGAGATTGCCATGACGCATGACATCGGGTGCTCCGTCTCAATGGAAAACGTTCCACAAGAAAAGATGGCTGTGGACAAGGTCTTGTTTTCTGAAAGCCACTCAAGATATCTGCTTGTGGTCGAAAAGTCCCACCTGAACTCCGTCATCGACTATCTGAAGGGCGATGGTGTAGAGTTTGCACTGATTGGCAAATTTGGGGGACGGAACATCGAGTTTCTGCAAAACAAAAAGAGCGTTTCCAAACTAAGGGTTGATAAGGCACATGACAAGTGGTTTAATTCACTGAAAGAGTTGGTGCTGCATGGTTAA
- a CDS encoding Lrp/AsnC family transcriptional regulator, which translates to MEIAFVLVKCEMAHEMEVMRDILKIDGVKESHGTYGMYDIFVKVVGASHKEVSDIVTKQIRKIPNVISTTTLSTIPEQGGK; encoded by the coding sequence TTGGAAATAGCATTCGTCCTAGTAAAATGTGAAATGGCGCATGAAATGGAAGTGATGCGAGACATCCTAAAGATAGACGGGGTAAAAGAGTCGCACGGCACATACGGAATGTATGACATATTCGTCAAGGTGGTGGGAGCGTCGCACAAGGAGGTATCTGATATTGTGACAAAGCAAATCCGCAAGATACCAAACGTGATATCAACTACTACGCTTTCAACGATTCCCGAGCAGGGCGGCAAATGA
- the purC gene encoding phosphoribosylaminoimidazolesuccinocarboxamide synthase codes for MKFVGSGKVKDVYDLEDGTLLFKFSDRVSAYDVKFHDPIPRKGEVLCKFAEFWFGKLPVQNHFVKSVSKNEIVVKKMQMIPVECVIRGYFYGSLISRWKDGQISLPAGTVTDVAAKLPFPVFDSTTKSEHDEPITKKTAVERGLVTDQEFSWLESKSIEIYNMMSQVADAAGFILADLKLEFGKLDGKIVLGDSIGPDEYRMWPKDAYSVGKIQESYDKQILRDWLTANGYQKQFEDARKRGEEPAPPSIPQEIINKMSERYITSFERIASRPL; via the coding sequence TTGAAGTTTGTTGGATCCGGCAAGGTAAAGGACGTATACGATCTGGAGGACGGAACGCTTCTTTTCAAGTTCAGTGACAGGGTGTCTGCGTACGATGTCAAGTTCCACGACCCAATACCTCGCAAAGGCGAGGTCTTGTGCAAATTTGCCGAGTTCTGGTTTGGCAAGCTTCCAGTCCAGAACCATTTTGTAAAATCTGTATCAAAGAATGAAATTGTGGTAAAAAAGATGCAGATGATTCCAGTAGAGTGTGTCATACGTGGCTACTTTTACGGCAGCCTCATCTCAAGATGGAAGGACGGCCAGATATCGCTGCCTGCTGGGACCGTGACCGATGTTGCGGCAAAGCTGCCATTTCCGGTGTTTGACTCTACTACAAAGTCCGAACACGACGAGCCGATCACCAAAAAGACCGCGGTGGAAAGGGGTCTTGTCACGGACCAAGAGTTTTCATGGCTTGAATCAAAGTCAATTGAGATCTATAACATGATGTCGCAGGTGGCAGACGCCGCAGGATTCATCCTTGCGGACCTGAAACTAGAGTTTGGCAAGCTTGACGGCAAGATAGTGCTCGGCGACTCGATTGGGCCAGACGAATACCGGATGTGGCCAAAGGATGCATACTCTGTAGGCAAAATACAGGAATCGTACGACAAGCAGATTCTGCGAGACTGGCTTACTGCCAACGGATACCAGAAGCAATTTGAGGATGCACGAAAGCGCGGCGAAGAGCCGGCACCGCCGTCAATCCCGCAGGAGATAATCAACAAGATGTCAGAGCGCTACATTACGTCATTTGAGCGCATAGCATCAAGGCCGCTGTAG
- a CDS encoding PQQ-dependent sugar dehydrogenase: MILGMAVGILPAFAEPQINDNGLIVETYMSGIPDNPTSMAFVGDDILVLQRYNGQVRLIQDGIMQDRPVLDVSVAKDGERGMLGITTVGSTVYIYFTASDTDGGEAIENRIYKYTWNGHDLVDPVLLKTLPSENYYHNGGAMTNFDGQVYAVIGDNGNYGRLQNRPFDWKNDTSVILRVDPPGPYYAIGVRNSFGLAVDPFTGNLWDTENGDDENDEINLVPDRFNSGWIEIMGPAKNQEQIDALPKYEDYAYSDPEFTWQKPVAPTGISFLKSDRMKNYEDSVFVGDCNTGNIYRFKLNSERTGFVFDTPELSDNMLNEGDPSDEIIFGTNFGCVTDVEAGPDGLLYFVSLSEGKIFRVMPNVLAQGAESQDGTQQGGGCLIATAAYGTETASQVQMLREIRDGVMFGTSSGAAFMSGFNSFYYTFSPTVADMERQSPVFKEAVRIAITPMLSTLSILSYADIDSESEMIGYGIGIILLNAGLYIVAPALAIVQLRRVLR; encoded by the coding sequence TTGATTTTAGGCATGGCAGTAGGCATCCTGCCTGCGTTTGCAGAGCCGCAGATTAACGACAACGGCCTCATAGTTGAGACATACATGAGTGGAATTCCAGACAACCCGACGTCAATGGCGTTCGTAGGAGACGACATTTTGGTACTTCAGAGATACAACGGGCAGGTCCGCCTCATACAGGACGGCATAATGCAAGACAGGCCGGTTCTGGACGTATCTGTCGCAAAGGACGGTGAGCGCGGCATGCTCGGAATCACAACTGTCGGCTCTACAGTTTACATTTACTTTACCGCCTCGGACACGGATGGTGGAGAGGCAATCGAGAACAGGATTTACAAGTACACGTGGAACGGGCATGACCTAGTCGACCCCGTCCTGCTAAAGACGCTCCCAAGTGAGAATTATTACCACAATGGCGGAGCGATGACGAATTTTGACGGGCAGGTATACGCAGTGATTGGTGACAACGGCAATTATGGAAGGCTGCAGAACAGGCCGTTTGACTGGAAGAACGATACAAGCGTCATACTAAGGGTGGACCCGCCTGGGCCGTACTATGCAATCGGGGTGAGGAACAGCTTTGGACTGGCAGTCGACCCATTTACTGGAAACCTGTGGGATACAGAAAACGGCGACGATGAAAACGACGAGATCAACCTAGTTCCGGACAGGTTCAACAGCGGCTGGATTGAGATAATGGGCCCCGCAAAAAACCAAGAGCAGATTGACGCACTGCCCAAATACGAGGACTATGCATACAGCGACCCCGAGTTTACATGGCAAAAACCAGTAGCGCCTACTGGAATCTCATTTCTAAAATCAGACAGGATGAAAAATTATGAAGACTCGGTGTTTGTAGGAGATTGCAACACAGGCAACATTTACAGATTCAAGCTAAACTCAGAGAGAACAGGATTTGTCTTTGATACACCTGAGCTCTCAGACAACATGCTCAACGAAGGTGACCCCTCGGACGAGATAATATTTGGAACAAACTTTGGGTGCGTCACGGATGTAGAGGCAGGCCCGGACGGACTGTTATACTTTGTCTCGCTGTCTGAGGGAAAGATCTTTAGAGTAATGCCAAATGTGCTTGCGCAGGGCGCAGAGTCCCAGGATGGCACTCAGCAAGGAGGAGGTTGCCTCATTGCTACTGCCGCATACGGAACAGAGACTGCATCCCAGGTCCAGATGCTGCGAGAGATAAGAGACGGCGTCATGTTTGGCACAAGCTCCGGTGCGGCATTTATGTCAGGATTCAACTCGTTCTACTATACATTCAGCCCCACTGTGGCAGACATGGAAAGGCAGAGCCCCGTCTTCAAGGAAGCAGTAAGGATTGCAATAACTCCGATGCTTTCCACCCTGTCCATTCTAAGCTATGCAGATATCGACTCTGAATCAGAGATGATCGGGTACGGAATAGGCATCATACTCTTAAACGCAGGGCTATACATTGTCGCCCCAGCACTGGCAATAGTCCAACTGCGACGCGTCCTAAGATAA
- the purF gene encoding amidophosphoribosyltransferase, with amino-acid sequence MVKENCGVVGIFSRDGTNVIPMVIDALRALQHRGQEAWGIAVPQKPPVKRLGLVTAASSEFQKITEEYASPAAIGHVRYSTVGKSNLENAQPLKVKDLCIAHNGTIANVAELANLVGGCTFTPQNASDTLVAAQRLVSLMSNNGKLGSALSILKNEMAGSYCFTFVSDDNAVYAARDPRGFRPMVMGTKEDGQVTIVASESSALTAVGAKLVRDVLPGELLKFSNSGMESEMFSEEKKRAHCSFEFTYFAHPTSKMEGTNIYVARKKIGQFLARKFPIKDADLVIPVPDSARPAALGYAQELGLQFDEGLLKDRYSKKGPLRSFIEPHQSDRVEINRWIIPITEIIDGKHVVIIDDSLVRGTSSKAIIKALRRAGAKKISMLITYPPIKYPCYAGIDFPSQDELATGVIDGVTDEQIIERIRSDIGADFLGYNDAQNLAAAVGIPYDSMCFTCSTGDYTTLGIKPTFKTREEMKGE; translated from the coding sequence ATGGTTAAGGAAAACTGCGGAGTTGTTGGAATTTTTAGTCGCGATGGCACAAATGTCATCCCTATGGTAATTGACGCACTGCGTGCGCTTCAGCACCGCGGGCAGGAGGCGTGGGGAATCGCAGTGCCTCAAAAGCCGCCAGTAAAAAGGCTCGGGCTTGTGACTGCCGCATCATCAGAGTTTCAAAAGATAACCGAGGAATACGCATCGCCTGCGGCAATAGGGCACGTGAGGTACTCAACCGTCGGGAAGAGCAACCTTGAGAACGCCCAGCCGCTGAAGGTAAAGGACCTCTGCATTGCACACAACGGGACAATCGCAAATGTGGCCGAGCTGGCAAACCTTGTCGGCGGCTGCACATTCACGCCGCAGAACGCAAGTGACACGCTTGTAGCAGCCCAGAGACTCGTATCGCTGATGTCAAACAACGGCAAACTTGGAAGCGCGCTATCTATTCTAAAAAACGAGATGGCCGGATCATACTGCTTTACATTCGTATCTGACGATAATGCTGTGTATGCGGCTCGGGACCCCCGAGGATTTAGGCCGATGGTGATGGGCACAAAGGAGGACGGCCAGGTGACTATTGTTGCATCAGAGTCGTCAGCACTCACTGCGGTTGGGGCAAAGCTTGTCCGTGACGTGCTGCCAGGAGAATTGCTAAAGTTCAGCAACAGCGGAATGGAGTCTGAGATGTTTTCCGAGGAAAAAAAGAGGGCTCATTGCTCGTTCGAATTCACGTATTTTGCTCACCCGACATCAAAAATGGAGGGGACAAACATCTATGTGGCAAGAAAGAAGATCGGACAGTTCTTGGCAAGAAAGTTCCCAATCAAGGATGCAGACTTGGTAATCCCGGTGCCCGACTCTGCAAGGCCTGCAGCGCTTGGATATGCGCAGGAGCTCGGACTGCAGTTTGATGAAGGCCTGCTAAAGGACAGGTACAGCAAGAAGGGCCCACTGCGCAGCTTCATAGAGCCTCACCAATCCGACCGCGTGGAAATCAACCGATGGATAATACCGATTACAGAAATAATTGACGGAAAACACGTGGTAATAATTGACGACAGCCTGGTTCGGGGCACAAGCTCAAAGGCAATCATCAAGGCACTGCGACGCGCAGGTGCAAAGAAGATAAGCATGCTGATTACGTACCCTCCAATCAAGTACCCGTGCTACGCTGGAATCGACTTTCCGTCGCAGGACGAGCTGGCAACAGGCGTAATAGACGGGGTCACCGACGAGCAGATAATTGAGAGAATCAGGAGCGACATCGGTGCTGACTTTTTGGGGTATAACGACGCACAAAACCTGGCGGCGGCGGTGGGGATCCCGTACGACTCGATGTGCTTTACGTGCAGCACCGGCGACTATACCACGCTTGGGATCAAGCCAACATTCAAAACCCGTGAGGAAATGAAGGGTGAATAG